From the genome of Pseudomonas sp. Teo4, one region includes:
- a CDS encoding DUF6285 domain-containing protein, whose amino-acid sequence MNAPDACDLLATAREVLLTQLLPAMPGTLHYEARMVASAMLMASREIEQGPACIELERHVLAELLALPDPLELSLEQARGELARQIRQGAFDPARLWPALHKVNRAQLSISNPKVLAHD is encoded by the coding sequence ATGAACGCACCCGATGCCTGCGACCTGCTGGCCACGGCACGTGAAGTGCTGCTTACGCAACTGCTGCCTGCCATGCCGGGGACGCTGCATTACGAGGCGCGCATGGTCGCCAGCGCGATGCTCATGGCCAGCCGCGAAATTGAACAGGGGCCGGCCTGCATTGAGCTTGAGCGGCATGTGCTGGCCGAGCTGCTGGCGCTGCCAGACCCACTTGAATTGAGCCTGGAGCAAGCCCGTGGCGAGTTGGCCCGCCAAATCCGCCAGGGCGCGTTCGACCCGGCGCGCCTGTGGCCGGCGCTGCACAAGGTCAACCGTGCGCAACTGAGCATCAGCAACCCCAAGGTACTCGCCCATGACTGA
- a CDS encoding glucose 1-dehydrogenase: MNVDSYRDQVVMITGAASGFGALLAKRLAGLGAKLVLGDRDSAELEQVAMALRATGTQVLAQPCDVTCEAQVKALVEAAVKVFGRLDVGVNNAGILTPMKRFIDTTEHELEQSFAVNAKGVFFGMQQQIRQMLAQGGGVILNVASMAGLGGAPKLAAYAAAKHAVVGLTRTAAVEYARQGIRINAVCPFYSATPMVTDSEVAEQQGFLAQGSPMKRLGTPDEIVAVMLMLCARDNSYMTGQAIAVDGGLSAY, translated from the coding sequence ATGAATGTCGACTCATATCGTGATCAGGTGGTGATGATCACGGGCGCCGCCAGTGGTTTTGGCGCGCTGTTGGCCAAACGCCTTGCCGGCCTGGGTGCCAAGCTGGTGCTGGGCGACCGTGACAGTGCCGAGCTCGAGCAGGTTGCCATGGCGTTGCGGGCAACCGGCACCCAGGTGCTTGCCCAGCCTTGCGACGTGACCTGCGAGGCGCAGGTCAAGGCATTGGTCGAGGCGGCGGTGAAGGTGTTTGGCCGCCTCGATGTGGGCGTCAACAACGCCGGAATCCTCACGCCGATGAAGCGCTTCATCGACACCACCGAACACGAACTGGAGCAGAGCTTCGCCGTGAATGCCAAGGGCGTGTTCTTTGGCATGCAGCAGCAGATCAGGCAGATGCTGGCCCAGGGCGGTGGGGTCATTCTCAATGTCGCCTCCATGGCCGGCCTGGGCGGGGCGCCCAAGCTCGCGGCCTACGCTGCCGCCAAGCACGCAGTGGTGGGGCTGACGCGAACCGCGGCGGTGGAGTACGCCCGCCAGGGCATTCGCATCAACGCCGTGTGCCCGTTCTACAGCGCTACGCCCATGGTCACCGACAGTGAAGTGGCCGAGCAGCAAGGCTTTCTCGCCCAAGGCTCGCCGATGAAGCGCCTGGGCACGCCCGATGAAATCGTTGCGGTGATGTTGATGCTGTGTGCCCGCGACAACAGCTACATGACCGGCCAGGCCATCGCCGTGGACGGTGGCCTCTCGGCCTACTGA
- a CDS encoding quinone oxidoreductase — translation MAKAVRFYETGGPEVLRYEDVEVGEPGPGQVRLRHVAVGLNYADTYFRNGTYPIPLANGMGVEASGVVQAVGEGVTHVAVGDRVTYTGFLNTLGAYSTERLIPAAPLIKLPETIAFETAAAMTMRGLTASYLMRRIYDFKPGDSILLHAAAGGVGLIVSQWAKLLGLTVIGTVSTDAKADVARAHGCDHTINYSHENVAQRVRELTDGVGVNVVFDSVGRTTFMSSLDSLKRRGLMVCVGTASGAIEPFNPQILAMKGSLHLTRPALADYIADPAEKAALAGELFDHVSSGRIKIEINQHYALRDAVQAHRDLESRKTTGSSIFVI, via the coding sequence ATGGCCAAAGCAGTTCGCTTTTACGAAACCGGAGGGCCTGAGGTCCTGCGTTACGAAGACGTCGAAGTGGGGGAGCCCGGCCCTGGCCAGGTGCGCCTGCGTCACGTCGCGGTCGGCCTGAACTATGCCGATACCTACTTCCGTAACGGCACCTACCCGATCCCCCTGGCCAACGGCATGGGCGTGGAAGCCTCGGGCGTGGTGCAGGCGGTGGGCGAAGGCGTCACCCATGTTGCGGTGGGCGACCGGGTCACCTACACCGGCTTTCTCAACACCCTGGGCGCCTACAGCACCGAGCGTCTGATCCCGGCGGCGCCGCTGATCAAACTGCCGGAAACCATCGCCTTCGAAACCGCTGCGGCCATGACCATGCGCGGGCTGACGGCTTCGTACCTGATGCGCCGCATCTACGACTTCAAGCCCGGTGACAGCATTTTGCTGCACGCGGCGGCCGGCGGAGTGGGGCTGATCGTGTCGCAGTGGGCCAAGCTGCTGGGCCTGACCGTGATCGGTACCGTGTCGACCGACGCCAAGGCCGATGTGGCTCGCGCCCATGGCTGTGACCACACCATCAACTACAGCCATGAAAACGTTGCTCAGCGCGTGCGTGAGCTGACCGATGGCGTGGGCGTGAACGTGGTCTTCGACAGTGTTGGCCGCACCACCTTCATGTCTTCGCTGGACTCGCTCAAGCGCCGTGGTCTGATGGTGTGCGTAGGCACCGCCTCCGGCGCCATCGAACCGTTCAACCCGCAGATCCTGGCGATGAAGGGCTCGCTGCACCTGACCCGTCCGGCGCTGGCCGACTATATCGCCGACCCGGCCGAGAAGGCGGCCCTGGCAGGCGAGCTGTTCGACCACGTCAGCAGCGGCCGGATCAAGATCGAAATCAACCAGCACTATGCCCTGCGCGATGCGGTCCAGGCTCACCGTGATCTGGAATCGCGCAAGACCACTGGCTCGTCGATCTTCGTCATCTGA
- a CDS encoding 3-keto-5-aminohexanoate cleavage protein gives MQFFDDSLHPENMEKVVITVAPYGPEWMPEDFPQDIPVTMDEQVQKAVDCYEAGATVLHLHVRELDGTGSKRLSKFNELIAGVREAVPDMIIQVGGSISFAPEGEGEAAKWLSDDTRHMLAELTPKPDQVTVAINTTQMNIMELLYPEYLEGTSLANPAIQAAYSEMTVPAGPAWVEEHLRRLQASNIQPHFQLTGMHALETLERLVRKGVYKGPLNLTWIGIGGGFDGPNPFNFFNFVHRAPDGCTLTAESLLKNVLPFNTMALAMGLHPRCGIEDTIIDQHGKPFTSVQQIQQTVRVAHELGREVATGKEARAIYRIGEQYDTVEQTLLANGMAPNRRSGQKGVPQRA, from the coding sequence ATGCAATTCTTCGACGATTCGTTGCACCCGGAAAACATGGAGAAAGTCGTCATCACCGTGGCGCCTTACGGCCCGGAGTGGATGCCCGAGGACTTCCCGCAAGACATCCCGGTGACCATGGACGAGCAGGTGCAAAAAGCGGTCGACTGCTACGAGGCCGGTGCCACTGTCCTGCACCTGCATGTACGTGAACTCGATGGCACAGGTTCCAAGCGCCTGTCCAAGTTCAACGAGCTGATTGCTGGCGTGCGCGAAGCAGTGCCGGACATGATCATCCAGGTGGGCGGTTCGATTTCCTTCGCCCCGGAAGGCGAGGGTGAAGCAGCCAAATGGCTGAGCGACGACACCCGCCACATGCTGGCCGAGCTCACCCCCAAGCCGGACCAGGTGACGGTGGCGATCAACACCACCCAGATGAACATCATGGAGCTGCTGTACCCGGAATACCTGGAAGGCACCTCGCTGGCCAACCCGGCCATTCAGGCGGCCTACAGCGAAATGACCGTGCCGGCAGGCCCGGCCTGGGTCGAGGAGCACCTGCGCCGCTTGCAGGCCAGCAATATCCAGCCGCACTTCCAGCTGACCGGCATGCACGCGCTGGAAACCCTCGAGCGCCTGGTGCGCAAGGGCGTCTACAAGGGCCCGCTCAACCTGACCTGGATCGGCATCGGCGGCGGCTTCGACGGCCCGAACCCGTTCAACTTCTTCAACTTTGTGCACCGCGCGCCGGATGGCTGCACCTTGACTGCCGAATCGCTGCTCAAGAACGTGCTGCCGTTCAACACCATGGCGCTCGCCATGGGCCTGCACCCACGTTGCGGTATCGAAGACACCATCATCGACCAGCACGGCAAGCCGTTCACTTCGGTGCAGCAGATTCAGCAGACCGTGCGTGTGGCCCATGAACTGGGCCGTGAAGTGGCCACTGGCAAAGAGGCCCGGGCGATCTACCGCATCGGCGAGCAGTACGACACCGTCGAGCAAACCTTGCTGGCCAACGGCATGGCGCCCAACCGCCGTTCCGGGCAGAAGGGCGTACCGCAGCGTGCGTGA
- a CDS encoding LuxR C-terminal-related transcriptional regulator yields MDLPLLKLNQLRPPAEPAKALVRTRLLQQLASVQEQGAVTLLQAPLGYGKSTLLAQFARSLTGATAWLRLTPAENQPLSLLLHLHAALRLPASQRNSSQPEPLWSQIVADLEARHEPLTLLLDDLHLLSAPNAWQYLDTLLHFPPAALRLVAASEGPPRLPLAHLRRDGRLQVLDTRELALDSEETRQLASRSDVPLGTDALYQLRAGSEGWISGVLFWFQAYRQAQYSSGQLPDDLRPITRQAYADARQFLEEERLRKLTPGLLQFLERTAVAQVFDADLAGELSATHDARDALRQLQRLDLFVNARPGEPTEYRYHPALRNGLYQRLEQRDPQHLRQLHRQAADWLLARRRYTEAIYQFGRARDLDAVLNAVDQHAFELLREGKVNVLVDVLDEVAGHAGSDSFTLAVTEASTVMVTNDIAQASQCIRRLQRLQRRQPHPKHPERVQQTVMFLRSRLAYLGGNLSHSLAIAAQALQRFAQHNAARSVLYFDRASCLFALGQLPQAYSEAERALHELQGFGLSGYTNLLHLLLAQIDLAQGNSEAAWRRLHGMAETPAAGSSGRFYELFRHLGKGLALLQANQLSQARQCLAQAELLAMGFPHSAALPWVFHHQACLHWALGETALAKARWEEVRRLARQYRLFTLYRQAGAWLARLAVRENDQDYLLDWLGQWHWCARQYGDELMPEEWLAYAWVQRHLGQHTKAQQIQATLKDQALAQDNHRLLLDTLLLEAGLAHDRKDRDQALHSLEHALQLSDRHDFGQLLQYEGDTHLEGLRQLLLQPVREQLGLQAPAPSRERLNALFRPLLAGKDPADSALIVPLSRRELDVLQRMARGQTNQQIADALFISHSTVKTHINNLFRKLDVADRDSALCSAKELQLLD; encoded by the coding sequence ATGGACCTCCCACTGCTCAAGCTCAACCAGCTACGCCCCCCCGCCGAGCCCGCCAAGGCACTGGTGCGCACACGCCTGCTGCAACAACTTGCCAGCGTCCAGGAACAAGGTGCCGTCACACTGCTGCAAGCCCCTTTGGGCTATGGCAAAAGCACCCTGCTGGCCCAGTTCGCCCGCAGCCTGACCGGCGCCACTGCCTGGCTGCGCCTGACCCCAGCCGAGAACCAGCCGCTCAGCCTGCTGCTGCACTTGCACGCGGCCCTGCGACTGCCTGCCAGCCAGCGCAACAGCTCACAGCCCGAACCGTTGTGGAGCCAGATCGTCGCCGACCTGGAAGCACGCCACGAACCCTTGACCCTGCTGCTGGACGACCTGCACCTGCTCAGCGCCCCCAACGCCTGGCAGTACCTCGACACGCTGCTGCATTTCCCGCCTGCAGCCTTGCGCCTTGTGGCCGCCAGCGAAGGCCCGCCGCGCCTGCCGCTGGCCCACCTGCGCCGAGATGGGCGCCTGCAGGTACTGGACACCCGTGAGCTGGCGCTGGACAGCGAAGAAACCCGCCAACTGGCCAGCCGTAGCGACGTGCCATTGGGCACCGACGCGCTGTACCAGTTGCGCGCGGGCAGCGAAGGCTGGATCAGCGGCGTCTTGTTCTGGTTCCAGGCCTACCGCCAGGCGCAGTACAGCAGCGGCCAACTACCCGACGACTTGCGCCCGATCACCCGCCAGGCTTACGCCGATGCCCGCCAGTTTCTGGAAGAAGAGCGCCTGCGCAAGCTTACCCCCGGCCTGCTGCAGTTTCTCGAACGTACCGCCGTCGCCCAGGTGTTCGATGCCGACCTGGCCGGCGAACTGAGCGCCACCCACGATGCCCGCGACGCCCTGCGCCAGTTGCAGCGCCTGGACTTGTTCGTCAATGCACGCCCCGGCGAGCCTACCGAATACCGTTACCACCCAGCCCTGCGTAACGGCCTCTACCAGCGCCTGGAACAACGCGACCCGCAGCACCTGCGCCAGTTGCATCGTCAGGCCGCCGATTGGCTGCTGGCGCGGCGGCGCTACACCGAGGCGATCTACCAGTTCGGCCGCGCCCGCGACCTGGACGCCGTGCTCAATGCCGTCGACCAGCACGCCTTCGAGCTGTTGCGCGAGGGCAAGGTCAATGTTCTGGTCGATGTGCTCGACGAAGTGGCCGGGCATGCCGGCAGCGACAGTTTTACCCTGGCCGTCACCGAAGCCTCCACGGTCATGGTGACCAACGATATCGCCCAGGCCAGCCAGTGCATCCGCAGGCTGCAGCGCCTGCAACGGCGCCAGCCACACCCCAAGCACCCCGAGCGGGTGCAGCAGACCGTGATGTTTCTGCGCAGCCGCCTGGCCTACCTGGGCGGCAACCTCAGCCACAGCCTGGCCATCGCCGCACAGGCGCTGCAGCGTTTCGCGCAACACAACGCAGCGCGCTCGGTGCTGTATTTCGACCGCGCCAGCTGCCTGTTCGCCCTCGGCCAACTGCCCCAGGCGTACAGCGAGGCCGAACGCGCTTTGCACGAGCTGCAAGGTTTTGGCCTGAGCGGCTACACCAACCTGCTGCACCTGCTGCTGGCCCAGATCGACCTTGCCCAAGGCAACAGCGAAGCGGCCTGGCGGCGCCTGCACGGCATGGCAGAAACGCCAGCGGCGGGCAGCTCCGGGCGTTTTTATGAGCTGTTCCGTCACCTGGGCAAGGGCCTGGCCCTGCTGCAGGCCAACCAGCTCAGCCAGGCTCGGCAATGCCTGGCCCAGGCCGAACTGTTGGCCATGGGCTTTCCCCACAGCGCCGCCTTGCCCTGGGTGTTCCACCACCAGGCCTGTCTGCACTGGGCGCTCGGCGAAACCGCGCTGGCCAAGGCACGCTGGGAAGAAGTGCGCCGCCTGGCCCGCCAGTACCGGCTGTTCACCCTCTACCGCCAGGCAGGCGCATGGCTGGCGCGCCTGGCCGTGCGTGAAAACGACCAGGATTACCTGCTCGACTGGCTCGGCCAGTGGCACTGGTGCGCACGCCAGTACGGCGATGAGTTGATGCCCGAGGAATGGCTGGCCTATGCCTGGGTGCAGCGCCATTTGGGCCAACACACCAAGGCCCAACAGATTCAGGCAACGCTCAAGGACCAGGCGCTGGCGCAGGACAACCACCGTCTGCTGCTCGATACACTGCTGCTCGAAGCCGGGCTCGCCCACGACCGTAAAGACCGCGACCAGGCCTTGCATAGCCTTGAACACGCGTTGCAGCTTTCCGACCGGCACGACTTTGGCCAGTTGTTGCAGTACGAGGGTGACACCCATCTGGAAGGCCTGCGCCAGTTGTTGCTTCAACCTGTACGCGAACAGCTTGGCTTGCAGGCGCCAGCGCCCTCACGCGAACGCCTCAACGCACTGTTCCGTCCGTTGCTGGCCGGCAAGGACCCGGCCGATTCAGCGCTGATCGTGCCGTTGTCTCGACGCGAGCTGGACGTTCTGCAACGCATGGCCCGCGGCCAGACCAACCAGCAGATTGCCGATGCACTGTTCATCAGCCACAGCACGGTCAAGACCCACATCAACAACCTGTTCCGCAAACTCGACGTCGCCGACCGAGACAGTGCCCTGTGCTCGGCCAAGGAACTGCAACTGCTGGACTGA
- a CDS encoding TauD/TfdA dioxygenase family protein, with translation MQVEQLTCAIGAELTGVKLADAIHDDGLFAEIRAQLLKHRVLFLRDQDISRAEHVAFARRFGELEDHPVAGSDPDHPGLVQIYKRPDQPVDRYENAWHTDATWREAPPLGCVLRCVECPPVGGDTMWANMVLAYEKLPAEVKQKIEGLRARHSIEASFGAAMPIDKRLALKAQYPDAEHPVVRTHPETGEQVLFVNAFVTHFSNYHTPQRVRFGQDANPGAADLLRYLVSQVYIPEYQVRWRWKPNSIAIWDNRSTQHYAVMDYPACHRKMERAGIIGDKTF, from the coding sequence ATGCAAGTCGAACAACTGACCTGCGCCATCGGTGCCGAGTTGACGGGCGTCAAACTGGCCGACGCGATTCATGATGACGGCCTGTTCGCCGAAATCCGTGCCCAGCTGCTCAAGCACCGGGTGTTGTTCCTGCGCGACCAGGACATCAGCCGTGCCGAGCATGTGGCCTTCGCCCGCCGCTTTGGCGAGTTGGAAGACCATCCGGTGGCGGGCAGCGACCCGGACCACCCAGGCCTGGTGCAGATCTACAAGCGCCCCGACCAGCCCGTGGACCGCTACGAAAACGCCTGGCACACCGATGCCACCTGGCGCGAAGCACCGCCTCTGGGCTGCGTGCTGCGCTGTGTGGAGTGCCCACCGGTGGGCGGCGACACCATGTGGGCCAACATGGTGCTGGCCTACGAAAAGCTGCCAGCCGAGGTGAAACAGAAGATCGAAGGCCTGCGCGCCCGTCACAGCATCGAGGCCAGCTTCGGTGCGGCCATGCCCATCGACAAGCGCCTGGCGCTCAAGGCCCAGTACCCGGACGCCGAACACCCGGTAGTGCGCACCCACCCGGAAACCGGCGAGCAGGTGCTGTTCGTCAATGCCTTCGTCACCCACTTCAGCAACTACCACACCCCGCAGCGGGTGCGCTTCGGCCAGGACGCCAACCCCGGTGCCGCCGACCTGCTGCGCTACCTGGTGAGCCAGGTGTACATCCCCGAATACCAGGTGCGCTGGCGCTGGAAGCCCAACAGCATCGCCATTTGGGACAACCGCAGCACCCAGCATTACGCCGTGATGGATTACCCCGCCTGCCACCGCAAGATGGAACGCGCCGGAATCATTGGCGACAAGACTTTCTGA
- a CDS encoding acyl-CoA dehydrogenase family protein produces the protein MHFALPSELLELQAKVRRFVAEVVIPFEQDPRQTAHGPSSELRQELLALARAEGLLTPHASREMGGLGLSHIEKAIVFEEAGYSPLGPVALNIHAPDEGNIHLLEQVATPAQKDRWLLPLVQGRIRSCFAMTEPSPGAGSDPSMLTTTAVRDGDDYVINGQKWFITGAEGAQLAIIMARMEDGSATMFLTDTDRPGFILERMMGSLDSCFAGGHAVLRFDNLRVPASDVLGELGKGFRYAQVRLAPARLTHCMRWLGQARRAHDEACAYANRRVSFGKALGEHQGVGFMLADNEMDLHTTRLAIWHCAWVLDQGERGNFESSMAKVLSSEGIWRVIDRCVQVLGGQGVTGESVVERIFRDARSFRIYDGPNEVHRMSLAKKILARAAAGAQA, from the coding sequence ATGCACTTCGCTCTGCCTTCCGAACTGCTTGAACTGCAAGCCAAGGTTCGTCGTTTTGTCGCCGAGGTCGTCATTCCGTTTGAACAGGACCCGCGCCAGACCGCCCATGGGCCTTCTTCCGAACTGCGTCAGGAGCTGCTGGCGCTGGCCCGTGCCGAAGGCCTGCTGACACCCCACGCCTCGCGCGAGATGGGTGGGCTGGGCCTGAGCCACATCGAAAAGGCCATCGTGTTCGAGGAGGCCGGCTACTCGCCGCTGGGCCCGGTGGCCCTCAACATTCACGCGCCGGACGAAGGCAACATTCACCTGTTGGAACAAGTTGCGACCCCGGCCCAGAAAGACCGCTGGTTGCTGCCGCTGGTACAGGGGCGCATTCGCTCATGTTTCGCCATGACCGAGCCAAGCCCGGGGGCCGGTTCCGACCCGTCGATGCTCACCACCACGGCCGTACGCGACGGTGACGACTACGTGATCAACGGCCAGAAGTGGTTCATCACTGGGGCCGAAGGCGCGCAGCTGGCGATCATCATGGCGCGCATGGAGGACGGCAGCGCGACCATGTTCCTCACCGACACCGACCGCCCAGGGTTCATCCTCGAACGCATGATGGGCTCGCTCGACAGCTGCTTCGCCGGTGGCCACGCGGTGCTGCGTTTCGACAACCTGCGGGTGCCGGCCAGCGATGTGCTGGGCGAGCTCGGCAAGGGCTTTCGGTACGCCCAGGTGCGCCTGGCCCCGGCGCGCCTCACCCACTGCATGCGCTGGCTCGGCCAGGCCCGCCGGGCCCATGACGAGGCGTGCGCCTACGCCAACCGCCGGGTGTCGTTCGGCAAGGCTTTGGGCGAGCACCAGGGGGTGGGCTTCATGCTGGCCGACAACGAAATGGACCTGCACACCACGCGCCTGGCCATCTGGCATTGCGCCTGGGTGCTGGACCAGGGCGAGCGCGGCAACTTCGAGTCGAGCATGGCCAAGGTGCTCAGCTCGGAGGGTATCTGGCGGGTGATCGACCGCTGCGTGCAGGTGTTGGGTGGGCAAGGGGTGACCGGGGAATCGGTTGTCGAGCGGATCTTCCGCGATGCCCGCAGTTTCCGCATTTACGATGGCCCGAACGAAGTGCACCGCATGAGCCTGGCGAAGAAGATTCTTGCCCGGGCCGCAGCGGGGGCGCAGGCATGA
- a CDS encoding histidine phosphatase family protein: MTEPLRRRRCYLVRHGHVSYFDATGRPLDPRSVPLSETGAWQAQVLGKVLADTPFDRAVCSDYPRTRQTLDHVLGERPLRVEQCSQLREVRAGRLREIPHECLQQEVTEAYQCAHLAGAAFLRGEPWVAFEQRVLEGFQQLLAEPDWSSLLLVTHDAVNRILLAWASGAGLRGLAAFEQDHACLNIVDVDMRGTQVVRAIIRTHNFTPYDPSKAAIQQTVMEHLFSAIDPHRLRA, encoded by the coding sequence ATGACTGAGCCCTTGCGTCGTCGCCGTTGTTATCTGGTTCGCCATGGCCATGTCAGCTATTTCGACGCCACCGGCCGCCCGCTGGACCCGCGCAGCGTGCCCCTTTCGGAAACCGGCGCATGGCAAGCGCAGGTGCTGGGCAAGGTATTGGCCGACACGCCGTTCGACCGTGCAGTGTGTTCGGACTACCCCCGCACCCGGCAAACCCTGGACCACGTGCTGGGTGAACGGCCGCTGAGGGTCGAACAGTGCAGCCAACTGCGTGAGGTCCGTGCTGGCCGGCTGCGTGAGATCCCCCATGAATGCCTGCAGCAGGAGGTGACCGAAGCCTACCAGTGCGCCCACCTGGCCGGTGCCGCCTTCTTGCGGGGCGAGCCTTGGGTCGCCTTCGAGCAGCGCGTGCTGGAGGGCTTCCAGCAACTGCTGGCCGAACCCGACTGGTCGTCGCTGTTGCTGGTCACCCACGACGCCGTCAACCGCATTCTCCTGGCCTGGGCCAGCGGTGCAGGGCTGCGTGGCCTGGCTGCGTTCGAGCAGGACCACGCCTGCCTCAACATCGTCGACGTCGACATGCGCGGTACGCAGGTGGTGCGGGCGATTATCCGAACGCACAACTTCACCCCCTACGACCCGAGCAAGGCTGCGATCCAGCAGACCGTCATGGAACACCTGTTCAGCGCCATCGACCCGCATCGCCTGCGCGCCTGA
- a CDS encoding phosphotransferase family protein encodes MASLLHPQQIQQALSAWLSQLLDQPVVIEHSERLSGGAIQENWLLQGRVNHTPQRWVLRTDAASVVAASMSREQEFAVLSIAHQAGVKVPEPLWLCLDRSVIGREFFIMQALGGTASGHHLTRAPNLPEGRPNLCEQLGANLARLHRVIPPQPALAFLPQPAADPALASIEQYRRFLDALPGAHPVLEWGLRWCEENRPTPLPPRLIHRDYRTGNYLVDGSELTGVLDWEFAGWGDPREDLGWFTARCWRFSRPDLEAGGIGRLEDMLAGYHSVSALELDGESLAFWQVMAHLRWAVIALQQAERHVSGQQRSLELALTGRMVAELEQEILLLTRGEHL; translated from the coding sequence ATGGCAAGCCTTCTTCACCCACAGCAGATCCAGCAGGCGTTGTCCGCCTGGTTGTCGCAGTTACTGGACCAGCCCGTCGTCATCGAGCACAGCGAGCGCCTGTCCGGCGGTGCCATCCAGGAGAACTGGCTGCTGCAGGGGCGTGTAAACCACACACCACAACGCTGGGTACTGCGCACCGACGCGGCATCGGTGGTGGCCGCGAGCATGAGCCGTGAGCAGGAGTTCGCGGTGCTGAGCATCGCCCATCAGGCTGGTGTGAAGGTGCCCGAGCCGCTGTGGCTGTGCCTTGACCGCAGCGTGATTGGCCGCGAATTCTTCATCATGCAGGCCCTCGGCGGTACCGCCAGCGGCCACCACCTGACCCGCGCGCCCAACCTGCCCGAGGGGCGCCCCAACCTGTGCGAACAGTTGGGGGCCAACCTGGCGCGCCTGCATCGCGTGATCCCTCCGCAACCGGCACTGGCGTTCTTGCCCCAGCCAGCAGCAGACCCCGCGCTCGCCAGTATCGAGCAGTACCGCCGTTTTCTCGATGCGTTGCCGGGCGCCCACCCGGTGCTGGAGTGGGGCTTGCGCTGGTGTGAAGAGAACAGGCCGACACCCTTGCCACCGCGGCTGATCCACCGCGACTACCGCACCGGCAATTACCTGGTCGACGGCAGTGAGCTGACCGGCGTACTGGACTGGGAATTCGCCGGCTGGGGCGACCCACGCGAGGACCTCGGCTGGTTCACCGCGCGCTGCTGGCGTTTCAGTCGCCCGGACCTGGAAGCAGGTGGCATCGGTCGGCTGGAGGACATGCTGGCGGGCTACCACAGTGTGTCAGCCCTGGAGCTTGACGGTGAGTCGCTGGCCTTCTGGCAGGTCATGGCCCACCTGCGCTGGGCGGTGATCGCCTTGCAGCAAGCCGAGCGCCATGTGTCTGGCCAGCAACGTTCGCTGGAGCTGGCGCTGACTGGGCGCATGGTGGCCGAACTGGAACAGGAAATCCTGCTGCTCACCCGTGGAGAACACCTATGA